Proteins co-encoded in one Cupriavidus metallidurans CH34 genomic window:
- a CDS encoding cbb3-type cytochrome c oxidase subunit I: MNTVAILMSAFLLSVFALGAFIWSMRKGLFDTSPAAARVIFADEEAGHSEDPASARHGIVDRSREEADRSSAPVVFLFICCAMVWLLVASVAGLTASIKLHEPDLLASVPWLSFGRIRTIHLNAVAYGWAPMAGLGIAMFLLPRLLKTELMGGRWAVLGAALWNAGLIAGIGSIAAGISDGLEWLEIPWQVDILFVIGGAFVGFPLVLTLVNRKVDHLYVSVWYMGCALFWFPVLFLVANIPGLHFGVEQATMNWWFGHNVLGLFYTPLALASIYYFLPKIIGQPVRSYGLSLLGFWALAFFYGQVGGHHLVGGPVPGWLITLSIVQSMMMLIPVIAFSINQHQTLRGHFRQLIESPTLRFVTFGGMMYTLSSIQGSFEALRAVNRVTHFTHYTVAHAHLGLYAFVSFAFFGAIYFIVPRITGREWPYRWMIYCHFWLAAGGICVYFVSLTIGGWLQGMAMLDAARPFMDSVQVTIPYLKARSVGGTMMLAGHLCLVANFVCAIFGFGPKRDRPALFHQGGKPEQGVET, translated from the coding sequence ATGAATACAGTCGCCATCCTGATGTCGGCGTTTCTGCTTTCAGTGTTTGCCCTCGGGGCATTCATCTGGAGTATGCGGAAGGGCCTGTTCGATACCTCGCCGGCCGCGGCACGCGTGATCTTCGCCGATGAGGAGGCTGGGCACTCGGAAGACCCAGCTTCGGCGCGCCATGGAATTGTCGACCGGTCGCGCGAAGAAGCCGACCGGTCATCCGCGCCAGTCGTGTTCCTGTTCATCTGTTGCGCGATGGTATGGCTTCTGGTTGCTTCGGTCGCCGGCCTGACCGCGTCGATCAAGCTGCACGAGCCCGATCTGCTGGCTTCGGTGCCATGGCTGTCTTTTGGTCGGATACGCACGATTCATTTGAACGCGGTGGCCTATGGCTGGGCGCCGATGGCGGGGCTTGGCATCGCGATGTTTCTGCTGCCGCGCCTACTGAAGACCGAGCTGATGGGCGGGCGCTGGGCCGTGCTGGGGGCCGCGCTCTGGAATGCCGGGTTGATCGCGGGTATCGGCAGTATCGCGGCGGGCATTTCCGATGGACTCGAATGGCTGGAGATTCCCTGGCAGGTTGACATCCTGTTCGTGATCGGCGGAGCTTTCGTCGGCTTTCCCCTTGTGTTGACGCTGGTGAATCGCAAGGTCGACCACCTCTATGTTTCCGTCTGGTACATGGGATGCGCGTTGTTCTGGTTCCCCGTGCTCTTTCTCGTTGCCAACATTCCGGGTCTCCATTTCGGCGTGGAGCAGGCCACTATGAACTGGTGGTTCGGGCATAACGTGCTGGGTCTGTTCTACACGCCGCTTGCGCTTGCCTCGATCTACTACTTCCTGCCGAAGATCATTGGGCAGCCTGTCAGGTCTTATGGCTTGTCATTGCTTGGGTTCTGGGCGCTGGCTTTCTTCTACGGACAAGTGGGCGGGCACCACCTGGTGGGCGGACCGGTACCGGGGTGGCTGATCACACTGTCAATCGTGCAGAGCATGATGATGTTGATTCCAGTCATCGCGTTCTCAATCAACCAGCACCAGACGCTACGAGGCCATTTTCGCCAGCTGATCGAATCCCCGACGCTTCGGTTCGTGACTTTCGGCGGCATGATGTACACGCTGAGCTCGATTCAGGGTTCCTTCGAGGCGTTGCGAGCCGTCAATCGCGTCACCCACTTCACGCACTACACGGTCGCACACGCGCATCTTGGCCTCTATGCCTTCGTGAGCTTCGCGTTCTTTGGCGCGATCTACTTCATCGTGCCGCGTATCACCGGTCGCGAGTGGCCGTACCGTTGGATGATCTATTGCCACTTCTGGCTGGCTGCCGGCGGGATCTGCGTCTACTTCGTCAGTCTGACCATTGGCGGTTGGCTGCAGGGCATGGCCATGCTTGATGCCGCTCGTCCGTTCATGGATTCGGTGCAGGTGACCATTCCTTATCTGAAGGCGCGGTCGGTGGGCGGCACGATGATGCTGGCCGGCCACCTTTGTCTTGTTGCGAACTTCGTATGCGCGATCTTCGGGTTTGGTCCCAAGCGCGATCGTCCTGCGCTGTTTCACCAGGGCGGCAAGCCGGAGCAGGGAGTGGAAACATGA
- a CDS encoding AraC-like ligand-binding domain-containing protein: MSAIVTWSTNAVPRTQRLDYFAAALSSALVPMQVEATHTGALASHMSMLEIDDVDVLSQCGSAHRSLRGRAELARSGAHTYHLIVNRRAAWYVEHAGATRVRAGQAFLIDSARANLIEMPSAYEVTHVKMPEAWLRRWVREPSRMVGRPLGGEAGQMDHALAAFVAGMTPHALRDGPLPASMMIDHLGAMLAMASGTTGRPIAASSAALALYNKVFACIANRSAEPLLSAGDIANSLAIAESELHSVLASFGDTFASLLVTHRLANARRMLASRAFEAFTVPEIALRAGFSRGADLTNLLEPGDTSGSDACPARDRPKRLRSS, from the coding sequence GTGAGCGCAATCGTGACTTGGTCGACCAACGCCGTTCCCCGAACGCAGCGACTTGACTACTTCGCCGCGGCGTTGTCCTCGGCCCTTGTCCCAATGCAGGTGGAGGCCACACACACGGGTGCGCTCGCCTCGCATATGTCGATGCTCGAAATCGATGACGTAGACGTGCTGTCGCAATGCGGATCCGCGCATCGGTCATTGCGCGGTCGCGCGGAGCTTGCGCGGAGTGGTGCACACACCTACCACCTCATCGTGAATCGACGCGCAGCCTGGTACGTGGAACATGCGGGCGCCACGCGTGTGCGGGCGGGGCAGGCATTCCTGATCGATTCGGCAAGGGCCAATCTCATCGAAATGCCGTCAGCCTACGAGGTCACCCACGTGAAGATGCCCGAAGCATGGCTGCGCCGCTGGGTGCGGGAGCCGAGCCGGATGGTTGGCCGGCCGCTCGGCGGCGAGGCCGGCCAAATGGATCATGCGCTGGCTGCGTTCGTGGCCGGGATGACGCCACACGCGCTGCGTGATGGACCGTTGCCGGCATCGATGATGATCGATCATCTCGGCGCCATGCTCGCCATGGCAAGCGGAACAACGGGAAGACCGATCGCGGCCTCGTCTGCCGCACTTGCGCTCTACAACAAGGTTTTCGCCTGCATTGCCAACCGGAGCGCGGAGCCCCTGCTGAGCGCGGGCGACATCGCGAATTCGCTGGCGATTGCAGAGAGCGAATTGCACAGTGTGCTCGCGTCGTTCGGCGACACCTTTGCGAGCTTGCTTGTCACGCATCGTCTCGCCAATGCGCGTCGGATGCTGGCGTCTCGCGCATTCGAGGCCTTTACTGTGCCCGAGATCGCGCTTCGCGCCGGCTTCTCTCGCGGCGCCGATTTGACGAATCTGCTTGAGCCCGGTGACACATCGGGCAGCGATGCCTGCCCAGCGCGGGATCGGCCGAAGCGTCTCCGATCCTCGTAG